In Spirochaetota bacterium, the DNA window ATAAAAGAAAAATTATAAATTGCTATATAATTAAAGAATAAATTAAGACAAAAAATACAATTTGAAATGGATTAAAAATTAATAAAAATTAAATTTATTAATTATGTAATATCCTCTTCTCTTAACATAAGATTAATTTTATTTTCAACAATTCTATAAAATTCATTTATATTTTTAACAACAATCTCATTTTGTTTTAATATTATTTTATTTTGACTATTTAAATTCATTAAAATATCTCTTGTTTTATTTATATCTAGAGCAGCCCATTGAGATATAGATTCTATAGTTTCATTAAAAGTAATTGGCTCAAATGTATTTTTCCCTATATTTTTACATTCAGCTAACATACAAAATGTATCAAGTATCCTAATTTCAGGATCATTAAGTAAAAGTAATCTTACCCTTCTCTTAGCTTCATATATTCTTTTTGAAAAAGATTTAAATAATTTAAGTCCCCAGATAGGATTAGATTGTAAAAGTGATTTAAAATTTTCTTTATTAAAAACAAGTACTTTAACATCTGTAAGAGCTTCAACTGTAGCTGACCTTGGTT includes these proteins:
- a CDS encoding Crp/Fnr family transcriptional regulator yields the protein MSIELFQKFGKIYKKGEIIFGEYEPGDSFFVIQEGKVKVTKIIENKEKTLDVFGPGDIFGEMAIIENQPRSATVEALTDVKVLVFNKENFKSLLQSNPIWGLKLFKSFSKRIYEAKRRVRLLLLNDPEIRILDTFCMLAECKNIGKNTFEPITFNETIESISQWAALDINKTRDILMNLNSQNKIILKQNEIVVKNINEFYRIVENKINLMLREEDIT